The genomic segment GTGCGGTGCTTGGGAAAATTACCCGCAGCCAGAACCCGAAAGGCGACGTCTTCCTCCAACTTCCGGGCAATCTTGCGTGAGGAGAATACGCCGGTGGCGTAGGCGTAAATAAGAACCTTCAGCATCATCCGCGGATCGAACGGCGAGTTACGCCGACCGTTGCCTTCGTAGCGGGCGTAAAACGCACTCAAATCCAGCTCCTCGACAACATCACTGACAAAATAGGCCAGGTGGCCATCAGGCAGCCACTCGTTCAGGCTTGGGGGAAGGAGCAATTCCTGGTCGGGCGAGTACGGGCGGAAAGTGGTTCCCATCAGACGTCCTGTTGCCGAAAAATTTTCGGTTTATTATGCCAGAAACGGGCTTCTGCCGCGCAGACTCCTAGCGCTCTATCGTGTCAGCGGGGCAATTCGGTATCGGTGGGCAGGAGCTTTGGCTGCCTCCTGTTGTGCCTTTTGGCAGCTCAGGTGCCTGGCCAAAACGTTCCGGGTTCAGGTTTGCCGCGCAGGCCAGAGCCTTGCTGGCCTGCTCCGGGCAAGACCGGGCGCTGAGGGCATAAGCCAGGTTATTCCAACCCTCCGAGAATCCGGGGAATCGGTTAACGGCGCGCAGGAAGTGTGATGCGGCGCCCTCGGCATTGCCCTGGTCGTACGCCAGGTTACCCTGGGCCATGATCGGTGCGGGTTGGTCTGGCCACTGCTGTTCGGCGGCCTGGTAGGCTTGCTGAGCGGCCCGGGTGTGGCCGGTGCTTTCCAGATCGTGGGCTGCCCGCAGGTAGGGCAGGGTTTCCGCTGTTGCGGGCAGTGTGTCTGGCGGCAGAACGACCACCGCCCAACGGTCGGCCCGGTTCCAGGTGGCGTGAAACACCTTGTAGGGCATCCGGTAATGGCGCCGGGTGTCTGTGTTCAGAATCAGGACTTCCTCTTCACTGTCGTAGCCCACCACTACCGCAAAGTGCCACTGTGGCCACCAATTGAACCTCAGGTTCTGCATGATCAGAACGGGGTTGCCTGCATTCACCTCGCCAAGCACTGCCTCAAGGTTGGGCTTCAGTGGATACACCACCATGTCGTGGGAGCGGGCGCCGGCGACCATTTCAACCTGTAGTGACCCCTGACGGCCGGGCAGGTAAACCAGTTCTTTCAGGATTTCAGGGTCCGTTGTCAGGCCCTGGGTGTTCAGCATGGTTGCCAGTGAGGCCGGCCCACACTGGTACTTTTCCTGAGGATAGAAAGGAACCTCGTCCAGCAACGCCTGGTCCAGCGTTGTGCTGTCCTGTTGCGCAGGGGCTGCAGTCTCTGGCCAGGGCGGTGTACTGGCACAGCCTGCCAGCAGGATCAGCCCCAGAAGTGCTGCAAACCTGCCGGCAAAGCCGGACTTGTTGATGGGGGCGGAAGGTGTCACCGAATGCAATTGATGAAGGAGAACAGGTTCGTGGCACACAGCATGTCGGTGATGATGAATACCAGAAGGAACAGCACGATAACGCCGACAACGCCTTCCCCGGCGGGGGCCTCAGCCAGTTGTTGCTCGAAGTCTGCCAGTTCAGCCGGTGTCAGGTTCTGGATACGTTCGGCTACCTGAGCTTCGCTGACGCCCATCTGGGCCAGTTTGTCTTTCACGTTCTGGTCATCGAGCATGTCCAGCAGTTGCTGGCGGTCAAGGTCGGTCTGTTGCTGCTGAATCAGCTCGCCCGTGCCCACCATGCCGGCATGGGCCGAGACGGAGAAGGTGGTTGCGAACGACATCAAGATGACCATGATCAGGGAAAGCTGTTTCATGTGACGTCTCAGGCTGTTCATATCAGACTCCTTGGTTCTTGGGTTATCGAAAAACCTTAGATGGGAATGTGTACTGATTCAACATACAAAACGTTCACGCTTTCATGCTAAAGCTCAGAATGTGGAGAGTCCCGTGGCTTCCATAACCCTGTATTGCCAGTACTTAAGCCTCGAGTGATCGGCCCAGGCTGAATAGGGCAGGCTCAGGGCCTGTTCGTTGTCTGGGCCGTGTGTCCAGTAGTCGTCAAAGAAGGCGTTGGCCTTCTGCGCGACAGGGTCATCCTGTTGTACGGCCAGCCACACGTTGGATTCCAGGTTCAGGTCATCCAGATTACGACGGGTAAAGTTGGCGGAGCCCAGCAGCAGTTCGATTTGCTCATTCTGCCCACGGTAGATGACAAGTTTGCTGTGGCACTGCTCGCCCCGGGTGTTGCACCAGCGCACCGGAATGCCGGCCTCGTGCAGTTCACGGGCAACAGGTCGGTTTGGAATGCCGTTCTTCTCGTGGCCAAAGGCATCTTTGTTGGCATCCAGCAGCAGGCGGATCTCGACGCCCCTGCGCTGTGCCTCCCGCAGCCCGTTGATGATTGGGCGGTGCGACAGATAGAACATGGCCATGTTTAACTGCTCCCCCGGCTGGCTTCGATTGATCATATCCAGAGCGGCGTCCCGGATGGCGGACTCGGTAAGAAGCTTGATGGTGCCCTGTGAATGGTCGGGCAGCTGGCTATCTTGAGTCATCCGTTCCAGCCAGCGCTCGAGTGTGCTGCTGTCGGCACCGGACATCCGGATAACCGCCTGTTCGCTTCGGATAACATCCAGAACCGCGGGGCCACTGAAGGCCAGCCCGATATTGCTGTGCCGGCTGCTGCCATTGTGGGGGTTTGCGGAGGTGACAACCGCCCGCAACCGGTCGCCTTCGTCGGCCACCAGAAGCTTCCGGTGGTTGGCTTTGAAATTCGGTAGCGCCAGGTAGCTTCGGATGGTGGCGGGTTGGTTGCCAAGGGCATTGGGCAGCCAGCCACCATCCGGGTTGTTGCCCAGCCACCGGCAACACAATCGCCACAGGGATGACCACGCGGGATTGCTGTCGCGCAGCGGTGCCAGATCCGTGACAACAACCTCAATGCCAGCGGCAGACAGCGTATCAAAGTGAGGTGAGTGGGTGCCCCCGTAAAAGGTGTTCAAGGGGTCTGAAATCAGAACAATATCCATGTCTGGTTGAGCATTCTTACGCTCAAGCAAAGCCTGGGTGAGCTGTTCGGCCAGGGGGCGAAGGTGGATGTCCTCGGGGCCGGTGCTGTTGAACAGGAACATGTCCAGCAAGATGAAGGTTTCAGCCTGTTCGATCAGGTGGAAGATTTCGTCGAATATCTCATGATCCAGCGTTGACCGCCCATCACTGAAATGGCGGGTGGTGTCTGTCAGCAGTTCAGCGTCTTCCAGCGGTGCGGCATCGCCTTGGTAGCGAATGCCGGGCGGAAGGGGTTTGAAGGAGTGCCAGAGGCCAAGGCCGATCAGGCTGAGCAGGACAATGCCGACAATGAACTTGAGGATCATGGTGGGTTCGTTCCATCGAATGGGCATGAGTGCTGGTTCAGTGCTGTTGTGTCTTCACCCAGTCGGCGAAAAGCCGGAGCAATTGGCTGGCCGTGGGTGCTGGCTGAACGGAACTCAGCAAGGCGTTTGCGTCCAGGCCTTCGGTCTCAAGATCAGGGTACTGGACTTCCAGGTAGGCTTTCATGATCTGTTCGTTGAACTCCGGGTGGAACTGAACGCCCCAGGCATTCTTGCCAACCCGGAAGGCCTGATGGGGTTCAAAGCTGGAGCGGCCCAGAAGCACAGCGCCCGGTGGCAGTTCTATTACCGACTGTTTGTGAGTCAGCTGGGCCGGGAACTGTTTCGGCAGCTGGCTGAACAGTGGGTCGTCCTGGGCGCTGTCAAACAGGGTTACCGCCTGGGTGCCGGTCTCCCGGCCGTCTGGGTGATAATCCACTTTGCCGCCAAGCGCGTGGGCCAATAATTGATGCCCATAACACACACCCAGAAGCGGAACGCCCGCTTCAGCCGCTTGCCGAACCCACGCTGCCGTCGTTTCACTCCAGGCCGCACGCTCGCTCACCATCGCCGGTGAACCAGTAATGACGATGCCTTGCCAGTCGCCAGGTTGCCCAGGCGGCGGTGCTTGAGTGACGTCTGCAATCGTGAGTTCTAAATGGCTGGAAAGCGCCCGCGAAAACCAGGCATCAAAGTCCCCGAACTGATCCCTGATCTGCGGGTAGGTAGACCCGGTTTTCAGAATCACCACACGGGCTTTGCGGGGTGTTTCTGTTCCAGCCATCGCCAGCTCCAACTCTTATGACTCTTCCGGGAGTTCCGCGTTGTGGAACACGTTCTGAACGTCGTCCAGATCGTTCAGCATGTCGAGGAATTTCTCGAACATCGGAATATCGTCGCCTTCCACCACGGTGGTGGTTTTGGGCAGGAACTGGATTTCGTCAACATCAAACTCGATGCCTTCAAACGCCGATTCCAGGGCCTGTTTGGCCTTTGCGTATTCGGTGTTGGGGGCAAAGACAGTGATCTTGCCATCTTCGTTTTCGATGTCGGTTACATCGACATCGGCTTCCATCAGTGCTTCCAGAACGGCCTCTTCATCCTGGCCGGAAAACGCGAAAATGGCGCAATGGTCAAACATGTGTGCCACAACACCAGGGGTGCCGATTTTGCATTTGGTTTTCGTGAAGGCCAGGCGCACATCGCCGAAAGTGCGGTTGGGGTTGTCGGTCAGGCAGTCGACAATCACCATGCAGTTGCCGGGGCCGTAACCCTCATAACGAGCCGGGGAGTAATCTTCGCCCGCGCCACCCTTGGCTTTGTCGATGGCTTTTTCAATCACGTGTGCGGGAACCTGGTCTTTCTTTGCCCGCTCAATGAGCCCGCGAAGCGACAGGTTGGCCTGGGGATCTGTGCCGCCAGACTTGGCGCTCATGTAGATTTCCCGGCCGTACTTGCTGTAGACCTTGGTTTTTGCCGCGGCCGTCTTGGCCATGGATTCTTTGCGGTTCTGGTAGGCTCTGCCCATCTGTGGTGCCTCTTGGGTTTTCTGTAAAAGGTCGGATTTTACTCAACTAGCGGCCTGGGTGACAGCCTATTTTGCCGGCTGGTGGTTCGAAGGTATCAGTTGAATGATGCTTTGGTAGCGGCGACGTGGTGGGCACCGGCTGTTAGCGTGTCAGGGTGTATCAGTCTCGGTGGAGTGTCGCTATGAACGTTGTCCGGCCAACGGTTTTACTGGTCATTGCCATGGCTTTGGCTCCCGTTACGGGGATCAGTGCCCAGGAAAATGATGAACAAACCCGCATAGCCCGGGATATGGTCAAGACGTTGCAGGCCTATGCGGTATACAAAATGGGGCAATACGACGAAGCGTTTGATCGATACTGCGAGCTTGCTGAGCGGGGCAACAGCCAGGGTATGCTGAATGTGGCCAACATGTATGCCGCCGGCCTAGGAACCGAGAAGAACCTGGAAAAGGCGTTCCAGTGGTATCTGGAAGCCGCGGAAGCTGGCGATGCCATCGGCATGGAGGAAGTGGCCAGTGCCTATCGCCAGGGCCTGGGTGTGCCCAGAGACGACAATCTGGCCGATGAATGGCTGGCACGAGCACAGGCTGCGCGCCAGCCGTGATTCACGGAACCATAAACCGAGCGAATTAGACGTATTCCACCGGCTGTCGGTAGTTATCCTGTGAAACCAGATCAATCCCGCAGTCCATCTCGCTGACCCAGTTCAGGAAGCGGTCGACCATCACCGGTCCCTCGAAACGCTTGCCGTGCTGGGGCACGATCATAGCCACATCCATGCCGCGAACCATATTGGCCCAAAGGCCGCACACCTTCTTGGAGGCGATGTAGCGCCGGTGGAAACCGATCATGTTGGGGATGTGCTTGTCGAAATCCTTGACCGGCTCGTGGTCATCTTCACCGCCCATAGAGGCGCCAAGATCGCCTGAGAACAGGATCTTGGAGACCGGATCATAAAACTGCAGGTTGCCCACGGAGTGCATGAAGTGTGCAGGCAGGCACTGAAGGTAGCTGTCACCGAACCGGACATTGGCGCCGCCATCAGGAATGCTGACGATGCGGTCGTAAACGCTTCCGCTGAGCTGATTGGTGACATAGCTGGACACCAGATGCGGCAGGAATCTGGCCCACAGCTTGGAAGTCACAATCTTGGCGCGAGTGTGAACAATCCAGCGATCGATGGCGCCGATGATGTCTGGGTCCTGGTGAGACGCAAAAACATAATCCATATCGCGGATGTTCATATACTTCGAAGCAGCTACCGAGAGCGGCGTGTAAGTGAGGTCTCCGCCGGGATCAATCAGGGCTTCATGTTTGCCATCGACAACCAGGAACTGGTTCGACTGGACGCCTTCGCCAGTCACCAGTGAATCAAACATCAGGCACTTGTGGTGTCCGTTGTCGAAAAGCACAATCGGTTCAGCCGCCATTTCGCTCTCCCGCAGAGGATTGGTTGTGCCATCAGGAAGCCCGGTCAGGCCCCCCTGATGGCCGGATATTGCAAGTTGCGCGGGAGGTTACAGAATTGACAAATGTGAAGTGTTGCCTCAGGTCAATTATCTGATATTCATCAAGTAACGGTTTGTCACGCCGGCTGCCCGGGCCGGGGCTCTCATGGCATCAGGCCAGCTTGGGGACCCGTTTGATGCCCCGGCGCAGGCCCTGCTCCAGAGCGACGCTGACCACTTTCCCGGAAAACGGCACTATGTCTTCAAAGGTGATGGTGTAGTTGAGCTGGGTTTGGCCATCCGGAGTCTCCGAAAAGCGAATCCTGCCCAGATGGTTCTTGATCGGGCTCATGCTGGTGATGGCATACTCAATCA from the Marinobacter sp. LQ44 genome contains:
- a CDS encoding PA2778 family cysteine peptidase, translating into MTPSAPINKSGFAGRFAALLGLILLAGCASTPPWPETAAPAQQDSTTLDQALLDEVPFYPQEKYQCGPASLATMLNTQGLTTDPEILKELVYLPGRQGSLQVEMVAGARSHDMVVYPLKPNLEAVLGEVNAGNPVLIMQNLRFNWWPQWHFAVVVGYDSEEEVLILNTDTRRHYRMPYKVFHATWNRADRWAVVVLPPDTLPATAETLPYLRAAHDLESTGHTRAAQQAYQAAEQQWPDQPAPIMAQGNLAYDQGNAEGAASHFLRAVNRFPGFSEGWNNLAYALSARSCPEQASKALACAANLNPERFGQAPELPKGTTGGSQSSCPPIPNCPADTIER
- a CDS encoding PA2779 family protein, giving the protein MNSLRRHMKQLSLIMVILMSFATTFSVSAHAGMVGTGELIQQQQTDLDRQQLLDMLDDQNVKDKLAQMGVSEAQVAERIQNLTPAELADFEQQLAEAPAGEGVVGVIVLFLLVFIITDMLCATNLFSFINCIR
- a CDS encoding phospholipase D family protein, which produces MPIRWNEPTMILKFIVGIVLLSLIGLGLWHSFKPLPPGIRYQGDAAPLEDAELLTDTTRHFSDGRSTLDHEIFDEIFHLIEQAETFILLDMFLFNSTGPEDIHLRPLAEQLTQALLERKNAQPDMDIVLISDPLNTFYGGTHSPHFDTLSAAGIEVVVTDLAPLRDSNPAWSSLWRLCCRWLGNNPDGGWLPNALGNQPATIRSYLALPNFKANHRKLLVADEGDRLRAVVTSANPHNGSSRHSNIGLAFSGPAVLDVIRSEQAVIRMSGADSSTLERWLERMTQDSQLPDHSQGTIKLLTESAIRDAALDMINRSQPGEQLNMAMFYLSHRPIINGLREAQRRGVEIRLLLDANKDAFGHEKNGIPNRPVARELHEAGIPVRWCNTRGEQCHSKLVIYRGQNEQIELLLGSANFTRRNLDDLNLESNVWLAVQQDDPVAQKANAFFDDYWTHGPDNEQALSLPYSAWADHSRLKYWQYRVMEATGLSTF
- a CDS encoding glutamine amidotransferase, translated to MAGTETPRKARVVILKTGSTYPQIRDQFGDFDAWFSRALSSHLELTIADVTQAPPPGQPGDWQGIVITGSPAMVSERAAWSETTAAWVRQAAEAGVPLLGVCYGHQLLAHALGGKVDYHPDGRETGTQAVTLFDSAQDDPLFSQLPKQFPAQLTHKQSVIELPPGAVLLGRSSFEPHQAFRVGKNAWGVQFHPEFNEQIMKAYLEVQYPDLETEGLDANALLSSVQPAPTASQLLRLFADWVKTQQH
- a CDS encoding YebC/PmpR family DNA-binding transcriptional regulator; amino-acid sequence: MGRAYQNRKESMAKTAAAKTKVYSKYGREIYMSAKSGGTDPQANLSLRGLIERAKKDQVPAHVIEKAIDKAKGGAGEDYSPARYEGYGPGNCMVIVDCLTDNPNRTFGDVRLAFTKTKCKIGTPGVVAHMFDHCAIFAFSGQDEEAVLEALMEADVDVTDIENEDGKITVFAPNTEYAKAKQALESAFEGIEFDVDEIQFLPKTTTVVEGDDIPMFEKFLDMLNDLDDVQNVFHNAELPEES
- a CDS encoding tetratricopeptide repeat protein, which produces MNVVRPTVLLVIAMALAPVTGISAQENDEQTRIARDMVKTLQAYAVYKMGQYDEAFDRYCELAERGNSQGMLNVANMYAAGLGTEKNLEKAFQWYLEAAEAGDAIGMEEVASAYRQGLGVPRDDNLADEWLARAQAARQP
- a CDS encoding MBL fold metallo-hydrolase encodes the protein MAAEPIVLFDNGHHKCLMFDSLVTGEGVQSNQFLVVDGKHEALIDPGGDLTYTPLSVAASKYMNIRDMDYVFASHQDPDIIGAIDRWIVHTRAKIVTSKLWARFLPHLVSSYVTNQLSGSVYDRIVSIPDGGANVRFGDSYLQCLPAHFMHSVGNLQFYDPVSKILFSGDLGASMGGEDDHEPVKDFDKHIPNMIGFHRRYIASKKVCGLWANMVRGMDVAMIVPQHGKRFEGPVMVDRFLNWVSEMDCGIDLVSQDNYRQPVEYV